One Clavelina lepadiformis chromosome 1, kaClaLepa1.1, whole genome shotgun sequence genomic region harbors:
- the LOC143465661 gene encoding leucine-rich repeat-containing protein 4-like isoform X1, with protein sequence MSAEKLSTEQLPTKTFDKRKKQLSCGHEEHQACLAEQLRTNERLKKNEYFITSTELDKQLTVAQCPINGQKQNNRKTMVNRNNRIQSRTGQLTSLLIMASTVWWCQTWDNCIKFAASEQIRCPADCVCTEEYQDTQCTNEALRTIPAEIPTRSRILSLSFNQITELQRNVFQRLTQLENLLLNENRISAIAGSAFTGLGSLQRLDLSGNRLKEVPKVALGDLNNLRELSLRNNPIKQILSYDFVRVGKTLSWLDIGQLRQLNHVSTHALNGLASLKTLSMDNCNLKDIPFLKPLPRLNTLDLSSNKMVAIRPSTFTGLNKLISLNLGYCDISDIDSNSFTDLVSLQNLNLANNDIAYMGSILGQNVALRFLQMHNNPWTCNCDLLQLAVYLSESSLCDGKFCGTCQSPPEYRGTSMRNFTLVDDLLCVGQVAKPAPYTSLNVSVGDAVKIPCPTLSTDVAASENSIIKWVMPSGRTLSHGRYKVRIAILGNGSLNFTHVTLKDKGVYTCSISLPNNEVLQSTVYLNVTRQPRMSFTYFTTETTIVKNDDKISKIIRSTTTAKIRRTQTSSTASMRRSTQASSNRGTSVKTASLSIAMNRDNLHFSIRPLVPTTTTIIFKENTPESLYKVEKTSTIVTGCFISMTIVAAALVIIFNKVRKKSYSSSPQTSCNEKDEENDHTNINVDSHYHPSKKELSKNDMQRNLRYFLLFLTSLQFTCWILTSCVCSLNSLEESDRSNFASAVANRKNTKARLSLMEVHVLAPPSQFMTTPINEMTGNKKCNSTHSAEKFQTNKRYEHDQLPTTSSSSGQVSKQLLSSLARSGQKVALKKQSTYNCNNQVCCMQDNDPLDFNQKSSSLDFNKFQEDAFTISIPSYENTYKCDDTKNSKSPLTNGCRSKGGNEKSKRRIPIKIENGEEFLAHKESKI encoded by the exons ATGTCAGCAGAAAAGTTATCTACTGAACAGTTACCAACAAAGACTTTTGACAAACGGAAAAAACAATTATCTTGTGGTCATGAAGAACATCAAGCATGTTTGGCCGAACAACTTCGCACCAATGAGcgtttgaagaaaaatgaatatttCATAACATCTACAGAGCTCGATAAGCAGTTGACTGTTGCCCAGTGTCCGATAAACgggcagaagcaaaacaacagaaaaacgATGGTCAATAGAAACAATCGAATTCAGTCAAGGACAGGTCAATTGACATCATTATTAATTATGGCATCAACCGTGTGGTGGTGCCAAACATGGGACAACTGTATCAAATTTGCGGCAAGCGAACAAATCAGATGCCCTGCAGACTGCGTATGTACAGAAGAATATCAG GACACTCAATGTACAAATGAAGCTCTACGAACAATTCCAGCGGAAATCCCAACGAGGAGCAGAATCCTAAGTTTGAGCTTCAATCAAATTACCGAATTACAACGGAATGTCTTTCAACGTCTCACGCAACTAGAAAATCTACTCTTGAACGAGAATCGTATTAGTGCAATAGCG GGTTCGGCGTTTACAGGTCTGGGATCCTTGCAACGACTAGATTTATCAGGAAATCGACTTAAAGAAGTGCCTAAGGTGGCTCTTGGTGATTTGAACAACTTGCGAGAATTAAGTCTACGGAACAACCCGATCAAACAAATACTTTCATACGACTTTGTTCGGGTCGGAAAAACACTTTCTTGGCTCGATATTGGCCAGCTGAGGCAGCTAAACCATGTTTCCACTCATGCTTTGAACGGACTTGCCTCGTTAAAG ACGCTAAGCATGGACAACTGCAATCTAAAGGATATACCTTTTCTGAAACCCTTGCCGCGTTTAAATACTTTAGATCTTTCGTCAAATAAGATGGTTGCAATAAGACCAAGCACTTTCACTGGATTAAACAAACTTATATCTTTGAATCTCGGTTACTGTGACATAAGCGATATAGACAGCAACTCGTTTACGGACCTTGTATCACTTCAG AATCTGAATCTGGCGAACAACGACATCGCCTACATGGGTTCAATTTTGGGCCAAAATGTTGCATTACGGTTCCTTCAAATGCACAACAATCCATGGACCTGCAATTGTGACCTATTGCAACTAGCTGT ATACTTAAGCGAAAGTTCTCTGTGTGATGGCAAATTTTGTGGAACTTGTCAGTCTCCGCCAGAATATCGAGGAACATCAATGAGAAATTTCACTCTAGTTGACGACCTTCTTTGCGTCGGGCAGGTTGCCAAAC CAGCGCCATATACAAGCCTGAACGTATCCGTAGGAGACGCGGTAAAGATACCTTGTCCAACACTGAGCACTGACGTAGCTGCGTCCGAAAATAGTATTATAAAATGGGTAATGCCTAGTGGAAGAACGTTGAGTCATGGTCGATACAAAGTGAGAATAGCAATACTGGGAAATG GTTCGCTCAATTTTACCCACGTTACTTTGAAAGACAAAGGCGTTTACACATGTTCCATATCCCTGCCTAACAACGAAGTGTTGCAGTCAACAGTTTACTTAAATGTAACAAGGCAACCGCGAATGAGCTTCACTTATTTTACAACGGAAACGACTATTGTGAAAAACGATGACAAAATCTCTAAAATCATACGATCAACTACAACCGCAAAGATCAGGCGTACACAAACATCA AGCACAGCTTCAATGCGCAGATCCACGCAAGCTTCCTCTAACAGAGGCACATCTGTTAAAACCGCATCGTTATCAATTGCAATGAATAGGGACAACTTACATTTCTCGATCCGGCCACTGGTACCAACCACGACCACCATAATTTTCAAAGAGAACACCCCAGAAAGTCTTTACAag GTTGAAAAAACAAGCACTATCGTTACTGGTTGTTTCATCAGTATGACTATTGTAGCTGCGGCATTAGTGATTATATTCAACAAAGTGAGAAAGAAAAGCTATTCTTCATCACCGCAAACAAGTTGTAATGAAAAAG ATGAAGAAAATGATCACACGAATATCAATGTGGATAGCCATTACCACCCCTCAAAAAAAGAACTTAGCAAAAATGACATGCAAAGAAATTTAaggtattttttgttattcctTACGAGCCTCCAATTTACATGTTGGATTTTAACCTCATGTGTCTGCAGCCTCAACTCTCTAGAAGAGAGTGACCGGTCAAATTTTGCAAGCGCTGTAGCGAACAGAAAAAATACCAAGGCTAGATTGTCATTGATGGAAGTCCACGTATTGGCACCTCCATCGCAATTTATGACAACACCAATAAATGAAATGACAGGcaataaaaaatgcaatagCACACACAGtgcagaaaaatttcaaacaaataaaagataTGAACATGATCAGCTTCCGACGACTTCTTCAAGCTCTGGGCAAGTCTCTAAGCAACTGCTAAGCAGCCTGGCCAGATCAGGCCAAAAGGTAGCTCTGAAGAAACAAAGTACATACAATTGCAATAATCAAGTATGTTGCATGCAAGACAATGATCCACTGGATTTCAACCAGAAGTCAAGCAGTTTAGACTTTAACAAATTCCAAGAGGACGCATTCACGATATCCATTCCGAGCTATGAAAATACCTATAAATGTGATGACACAAAGAACAGCAAGAGTCCTTTGA CTAACGGGTGTCGTTCTAAAGGCGgcaatgaaaaatcaaaaaggaGGATTCCAATCAAAATAGAAAATGGGGAGGAATTTCTTGCTCATAAGgaatcaaaaatttaa
- the LOC143465661 gene encoding leucine-rich repeat-containing protein 4-like isoform X2, with translation MSAEKLSTEQLPTKTFDKRKKQLSCGHEEHQACLAEQLRTNERLKKNEYFITSTELDKQLTVAQCPINGQKQNNRKTMVNRNNRIQSRTGQLTSLLIMASTVWWCQTWDNCIKFAASEQIRCPADCVCTEEYQDTQCTNEALRTIPAEIPTRSRILSLSFNQITELQRNVFQRLTQLENLLLNENRISAIAGSAFTGLGSLQRLDLSGNRLKEVPKVALGDLNNLRELSLRNNPIKQILSYDFVRVGKTLSWLDIGQLRQLNHVSTHALNGLASLKTLSMDNCNLKDIPFLKPLPRLNTLDLSSNKMVAIRPSTFTGLNKLISLNLGYCDISDIDSNSFTDLVSLQNLNLANNDIAYMGSILGQNVALRFLQMHNNPWTCNCDLLQLAVYLSESSLCDGKFCGTCQSPPEYRGTSMRNFTLVDDLLCVGQVAKPPYTSLNVSVGDAVKIPCPTLSTDVAASENSIIKWVMPSGRTLSHGRYKVRIAILGNGSLNFTHVTLKDKGVYTCSISLPNNEVLQSTVYLNVTRQPRMSFTYFTTETTIVKNDDKISKIIRSTTTAKIRRTQTSSTASMRRSTQASSNRGTSVKTASLSIAMNRDNLHFSIRPLVPTTTTIIFKENTPESLYKVEKTSTIVTGCFISMTIVAAALVIIFNKVRKKSYSSSPQTSCNEKDEENDHTNINVDSHYHPSKKELSKNDMQRNLRYFLLFLTSLQFTCWILTSCVCSLNSLEESDRSNFASAVANRKNTKARLSLMEVHVLAPPSQFMTTPINEMTGNKKCNSTHSAEKFQTNKRYEHDQLPTTSSSSGQVSKQLLSSLARSGQKVALKKQSTYNCNNQVCCMQDNDPLDFNQKSSSLDFNKFQEDAFTISIPSYENTYKCDDTKNSKSPLTNGCRSKGGNEKSKRRIPIKIENGEEFLAHKESKI, from the exons ATGTCAGCAGAAAAGTTATCTACTGAACAGTTACCAACAAAGACTTTTGACAAACGGAAAAAACAATTATCTTGTGGTCATGAAGAACATCAAGCATGTTTGGCCGAACAACTTCGCACCAATGAGcgtttgaagaaaaatgaatatttCATAACATCTACAGAGCTCGATAAGCAGTTGACTGTTGCCCAGTGTCCGATAAACgggcagaagcaaaacaacagaaaaacgATGGTCAATAGAAACAATCGAATTCAGTCAAGGACAGGTCAATTGACATCATTATTAATTATGGCATCAACCGTGTGGTGGTGCCAAACATGGGACAACTGTATCAAATTTGCGGCAAGCGAACAAATCAGATGCCCTGCAGACTGCGTATGTACAGAAGAATATCAG GACACTCAATGTACAAATGAAGCTCTACGAACAATTCCAGCGGAAATCCCAACGAGGAGCAGAATCCTAAGTTTGAGCTTCAATCAAATTACCGAATTACAACGGAATGTCTTTCAACGTCTCACGCAACTAGAAAATCTACTCTTGAACGAGAATCGTATTAGTGCAATAGCG GGTTCGGCGTTTACAGGTCTGGGATCCTTGCAACGACTAGATTTATCAGGAAATCGACTTAAAGAAGTGCCTAAGGTGGCTCTTGGTGATTTGAACAACTTGCGAGAATTAAGTCTACGGAACAACCCGATCAAACAAATACTTTCATACGACTTTGTTCGGGTCGGAAAAACACTTTCTTGGCTCGATATTGGCCAGCTGAGGCAGCTAAACCATGTTTCCACTCATGCTTTGAACGGACTTGCCTCGTTAAAG ACGCTAAGCATGGACAACTGCAATCTAAAGGATATACCTTTTCTGAAACCCTTGCCGCGTTTAAATACTTTAGATCTTTCGTCAAATAAGATGGTTGCAATAAGACCAAGCACTTTCACTGGATTAAACAAACTTATATCTTTGAATCTCGGTTACTGTGACATAAGCGATATAGACAGCAACTCGTTTACGGACCTTGTATCACTTCAG AATCTGAATCTGGCGAACAACGACATCGCCTACATGGGTTCAATTTTGGGCCAAAATGTTGCATTACGGTTCCTTCAAATGCACAACAATCCATGGACCTGCAATTGTGACCTATTGCAACTAGCTGT ATACTTAAGCGAAAGTTCTCTGTGTGATGGCAAATTTTGTGGAACTTGTCAGTCTCCGCCAGAATATCGAGGAACATCAATGAGAAATTTCACTCTAGTTGACGACCTTCTTTGCGTCGGGCAGGTTGCCAAAC CGCCATATACAAGCCTGAACGTATCCGTAGGAGACGCGGTAAAGATACCTTGTCCAACACTGAGCACTGACGTAGCTGCGTCCGAAAATAGTATTATAAAATGGGTAATGCCTAGTGGAAGAACGTTGAGTCATGGTCGATACAAAGTGAGAATAGCAATACTGGGAAATG GTTCGCTCAATTTTACCCACGTTACTTTGAAAGACAAAGGCGTTTACACATGTTCCATATCCCTGCCTAACAACGAAGTGTTGCAGTCAACAGTTTACTTAAATGTAACAAGGCAACCGCGAATGAGCTTCACTTATTTTACAACGGAAACGACTATTGTGAAAAACGATGACAAAATCTCTAAAATCATACGATCAACTACAACCGCAAAGATCAGGCGTACACAAACATCA AGCACAGCTTCAATGCGCAGATCCACGCAAGCTTCCTCTAACAGAGGCACATCTGTTAAAACCGCATCGTTATCAATTGCAATGAATAGGGACAACTTACATTTCTCGATCCGGCCACTGGTACCAACCACGACCACCATAATTTTCAAAGAGAACACCCCAGAAAGTCTTTACAag GTTGAAAAAACAAGCACTATCGTTACTGGTTGTTTCATCAGTATGACTATTGTAGCTGCGGCATTAGTGATTATATTCAACAAAGTGAGAAAGAAAAGCTATTCTTCATCACCGCAAACAAGTTGTAATGAAAAAG ATGAAGAAAATGATCACACGAATATCAATGTGGATAGCCATTACCACCCCTCAAAAAAAGAACTTAGCAAAAATGACATGCAAAGAAATTTAaggtattttttgttattcctTACGAGCCTCCAATTTACATGTTGGATTTTAACCTCATGTGTCTGCAGCCTCAACTCTCTAGAAGAGAGTGACCGGTCAAATTTTGCAAGCGCTGTAGCGAACAGAAAAAATACCAAGGCTAGATTGTCATTGATGGAAGTCCACGTATTGGCACCTCCATCGCAATTTATGACAACACCAATAAATGAAATGACAGGcaataaaaaatgcaatagCACACACAGtgcagaaaaatttcaaacaaataaaagataTGAACATGATCAGCTTCCGACGACTTCTTCAAGCTCTGGGCAAGTCTCTAAGCAACTGCTAAGCAGCCTGGCCAGATCAGGCCAAAAGGTAGCTCTGAAGAAACAAAGTACATACAATTGCAATAATCAAGTATGTTGCATGCAAGACAATGATCCACTGGATTTCAACCAGAAGTCAAGCAGTTTAGACTTTAACAAATTCCAAGAGGACGCATTCACGATATCCATTCCGAGCTATGAAAATACCTATAAATGTGATGACACAAAGAACAGCAAGAGTCCTTTGA CTAACGGGTGTCGTTCTAAAGGCGgcaatgaaaaatcaaaaaggaGGATTCCAATCAAAATAGAAAATGGGGAGGAATTTCTTGCTCATAAGgaatcaaaaatttaa
- the LOC143465661 gene encoding leucine-rich repeat-containing protein 4-like isoform X3, translating into MSAEKLSTEQLPTKTFDKRKKQLSCGHEEHQACLAEQLRTNERLKKNEYFITSTELDKQLTVAQCPINGQKQNNRKTMVNRNNRIQSRTGQLTSLLIMASTVWWCQTWDNCIKFAASEQIRCPADCVCTEEYQDTQCTNEALRTIPAEIPTRSRILSLSFNQITELQRNVFQRLTQLENLLLNENRISAIAGSAFTGLGSLQRLDLSGNRLKEVPKVALGDLNNLRELSLRNNPIKQILSYDFVRVGKTLSWLDIGQLRQLNHVSTHALNGLASLKTLSMDNCNLKDIPFLKPLPRLNTLDLSSNKMVAIRPSTFTGLNKLISLNLGYCDISDIDSNSFTDLVSLQNLNLANNDIAYMGSILGQNVALRFLQMHNNPWTCNCDLLQLAVYLSESSLCDGKFCGTCQSPPEYRGTSMRNFTLVDDLLCVGQVAKPAPYTSLNVSVGDAVKIPCPTLSTDVAASENSIIKWVMPSGRTLSHGRYKVRIAILGNGSLNFTHVTLKDKGVYTCSISLPNNEVLQSTVYLNVTRQPRMSFTYFTTETTIVKNDDKISKIIRSTTTAKIRRTQTSSTASMRRSTQASSNRGTSVKTASLSIAMNRDNLHFSIRPLVPTTTTIIFKENTPESLYKVEKTSTIVTGCFISMTIVAAALVIIFNKVRKKSYSSSPQTSCNEKDEENDHTNINVDSHYHPSKKELSKNDMQRNLSLNSLEESDRSNFASAVANRKNTKARLSLMEVHVLAPPSQFMTTPINEMTGNKKCNSTHSAEKFQTNKRYEHDQLPTTSSSSGQVSKQLLSSLARSGQKVALKKQSTYNCNNQVCCMQDNDPLDFNQKSSSLDFNKFQEDAFTISIPSYENTYKCDDTKNSKSPLTNGCRSKGGNEKSKRRIPIKIENGEEFLAHKESKI; encoded by the exons ATGTCAGCAGAAAAGTTATCTACTGAACAGTTACCAACAAAGACTTTTGACAAACGGAAAAAACAATTATCTTGTGGTCATGAAGAACATCAAGCATGTTTGGCCGAACAACTTCGCACCAATGAGcgtttgaagaaaaatgaatatttCATAACATCTACAGAGCTCGATAAGCAGTTGACTGTTGCCCAGTGTCCGATAAACgggcagaagcaaaacaacagaaaaacgATGGTCAATAGAAACAATCGAATTCAGTCAAGGACAGGTCAATTGACATCATTATTAATTATGGCATCAACCGTGTGGTGGTGCCAAACATGGGACAACTGTATCAAATTTGCGGCAAGCGAACAAATCAGATGCCCTGCAGACTGCGTATGTACAGAAGAATATCAG GACACTCAATGTACAAATGAAGCTCTACGAACAATTCCAGCGGAAATCCCAACGAGGAGCAGAATCCTAAGTTTGAGCTTCAATCAAATTACCGAATTACAACGGAATGTCTTTCAACGTCTCACGCAACTAGAAAATCTACTCTTGAACGAGAATCGTATTAGTGCAATAGCG GGTTCGGCGTTTACAGGTCTGGGATCCTTGCAACGACTAGATTTATCAGGAAATCGACTTAAAGAAGTGCCTAAGGTGGCTCTTGGTGATTTGAACAACTTGCGAGAATTAAGTCTACGGAACAACCCGATCAAACAAATACTTTCATACGACTTTGTTCGGGTCGGAAAAACACTTTCTTGGCTCGATATTGGCCAGCTGAGGCAGCTAAACCATGTTTCCACTCATGCTTTGAACGGACTTGCCTCGTTAAAG ACGCTAAGCATGGACAACTGCAATCTAAAGGATATACCTTTTCTGAAACCCTTGCCGCGTTTAAATACTTTAGATCTTTCGTCAAATAAGATGGTTGCAATAAGACCAAGCACTTTCACTGGATTAAACAAACTTATATCTTTGAATCTCGGTTACTGTGACATAAGCGATATAGACAGCAACTCGTTTACGGACCTTGTATCACTTCAG AATCTGAATCTGGCGAACAACGACATCGCCTACATGGGTTCAATTTTGGGCCAAAATGTTGCATTACGGTTCCTTCAAATGCACAACAATCCATGGACCTGCAATTGTGACCTATTGCAACTAGCTGT ATACTTAAGCGAAAGTTCTCTGTGTGATGGCAAATTTTGTGGAACTTGTCAGTCTCCGCCAGAATATCGAGGAACATCAATGAGAAATTTCACTCTAGTTGACGACCTTCTTTGCGTCGGGCAGGTTGCCAAAC CAGCGCCATATACAAGCCTGAACGTATCCGTAGGAGACGCGGTAAAGATACCTTGTCCAACACTGAGCACTGACGTAGCTGCGTCCGAAAATAGTATTATAAAATGGGTAATGCCTAGTGGAAGAACGTTGAGTCATGGTCGATACAAAGTGAGAATAGCAATACTGGGAAATG GTTCGCTCAATTTTACCCACGTTACTTTGAAAGACAAAGGCGTTTACACATGTTCCATATCCCTGCCTAACAACGAAGTGTTGCAGTCAACAGTTTACTTAAATGTAACAAGGCAACCGCGAATGAGCTTCACTTATTTTACAACGGAAACGACTATTGTGAAAAACGATGACAAAATCTCTAAAATCATACGATCAACTACAACCGCAAAGATCAGGCGTACACAAACATCA AGCACAGCTTCAATGCGCAGATCCACGCAAGCTTCCTCTAACAGAGGCACATCTGTTAAAACCGCATCGTTATCAATTGCAATGAATAGGGACAACTTACATTTCTCGATCCGGCCACTGGTACCAACCACGACCACCATAATTTTCAAAGAGAACACCCCAGAAAGTCTTTACAag GTTGAAAAAACAAGCACTATCGTTACTGGTTGTTTCATCAGTATGACTATTGTAGCTGCGGCATTAGTGATTATATTCAACAAAGTGAGAAAGAAAAGCTATTCTTCATCACCGCAAACAAGTTGTAATGAAAAAG ATGAAGAAAATGATCACACGAATATCAATGTGGATAGCCATTACCACCCCTCAAAAAAAGAACTTAGCAAAAATGACATGCAAAGAAATTTAag CCTCAACTCTCTAGAAGAGAGTGACCGGTCAAATTTTGCAAGCGCTGTAGCGAACAGAAAAAATACCAAGGCTAGATTGTCATTGATGGAAGTCCACGTATTGGCACCTCCATCGCAATTTATGACAACACCAATAAATGAAATGACAGGcaataaaaaatgcaatagCACACACAGtgcagaaaaatttcaaacaaataaaagataTGAACATGATCAGCTTCCGACGACTTCTTCAAGCTCTGGGCAAGTCTCTAAGCAACTGCTAAGCAGCCTGGCCAGATCAGGCCAAAAGGTAGCTCTGAAGAAACAAAGTACATACAATTGCAATAATCAAGTATGTTGCATGCAAGACAATGATCCACTGGATTTCAACCAGAAGTCAAGCAGTTTAGACTTTAACAAATTCCAAGAGGACGCATTCACGATATCCATTCCGAGCTATGAAAATACCTATAAATGTGATGACACAAAGAACAGCAAGAGTCCTTTGA CTAACGGGTGTCGTTCTAAAGGCGgcaatgaaaaatcaaaaaggaGGATTCCAATCAAAATAGAAAATGGGGAGGAATTTCTTGCTCATAAGgaatcaaaaatttaa